Proteins from a single region of Candidatus Rubrimentiphilum sp.:
- a CDS encoding MBL fold metallo-hydrolase: protein MPLEDEFCDVLTKAMRGTRASASGLARATGLQAAEIDAWRRGQGVPTDEQARALAAPLKLDPGKLADAAAVRWHPDPIMLPDVRHHPQHPHPSNGYVFFLDGGKRAALVDPAGLPANLLRILRDGAYHLEYIFVTHKHADHCDATADVAASFPRAKIVMHKADVHAIGSLASTALLVKDGEELPFGDVRIRLLHTPGHTDGSSSYLFKSTLFTGDTLFAGSVGGAYGDASTYEDILNSVRSKIFTLPDDTVLMPGHGPPSKVQWEKAHNPFFENT, encoded by the coding sequence ATGCCGCTCGAGGACGAATTCTGCGACGTCCTGACCAAGGCGATGCGCGGAACGCGAGCCAGCGCCTCCGGATTGGCCCGCGCGACGGGCTTGCAGGCCGCCGAGATTGACGCATGGCGCCGCGGGCAGGGCGTGCCCACCGACGAGCAAGCCCGCGCGCTGGCGGCACCTTTAAAGCTCGATCCCGGAAAGCTGGCCGACGCGGCGGCGGTGCGCTGGCACCCCGATCCCATCATGCTGCCGGACGTGCGTCACCATCCGCAGCACCCGCATCCCAGCAATGGCTACGTCTTCTTTTTGGACGGCGGAAAGCGCGCTGCGCTGGTCGACCCGGCCGGCTTGCCGGCAAACCTGCTCCGCATTCTGCGCGACGGCGCGTACCATTTGGAATACATTTTCGTCACGCACAAGCACGCGGATCATTGCGACGCGACCGCCGACGTCGCCGCAAGTTTTCCGCGCGCAAAAATCGTCATGCACAAAGCGGACGTCCACGCGATCGGCTCGCTCGCGAGCACGGCGCTGTTAGTGAAGGACGGCGAGGAGTTGCCCTTCGGCGACGTGCGTATTCGGCTACTCCACACGCCGGGCCATACCGACGGCTCGTCGTCGTATCTCTTCAAATCGACGCTCTTCACGGGAGACACACTTTTTGCGGGTAGCGTCGGCGGCGCGTACGGCGACGCTTCGACCTACGAGGACATCCTCAACAGCGTGCGCTCGAAGATCTTTACGCTACCGGATGACACCGTCCTCATGCCGGGACACGGGCCGCCGAGCAAAGTGCAATGGGAGAAAGCGCACAACCCGTTTTTCGAAAATACCTAG
- the trxB gene encoding thioredoxin-disulfide reductase, translating into MERVIIIGSGPAGLTAAIYAARANLRPLVLAGGMYGGQLMLTTDVENYPGFPDGIMGPDLMIKFREQAERFGARIENVDVISVDFQSRPLIVRTAEAEFKAKSVIVATGANARWLNIPGEEKLRGRGISTCATCDGAFFREKHIVVVGGGDSAMEEALFLTRFGYKVTVIHRRDTLRASKIMADRAFGHDKISFIWNTAVEEAIGDEKLRALKLKNLVDGTRTELEADALFIAIGHDPNTEIFKGQLDLDKMGYIVAADGVSTNVEGVFVAGDVNDIRYKQAVTAAGAGCRAAMDAEKYLEALEFPIEEAIA; encoded by the coding sequence ATGGAACGCGTCATCATCATCGGATCGGGCCCGGCCGGGCTCACGGCCGCCATTTACGCGGCGCGCGCGAATCTGCGCCCGCTGGTGCTCGCGGGCGGCATGTACGGCGGCCAGCTGATGCTGACGACCGACGTCGAGAATTATCCAGGCTTCCCCGACGGCATCATGGGTCCGGACTTGATGATCAAGTTCCGCGAACAGGCCGAACGCTTTGGCGCGCGGATCGAAAACGTCGACGTGATTTCGGTCGATTTTCAGTCGCGTCCGCTCATCGTGCGCACCGCGGAGGCCGAATTCAAAGCCAAGAGCGTTATCGTCGCGACCGGCGCGAACGCGCGCTGGCTGAACATTCCGGGCGAAGAAAAACTGCGCGGGCGCGGGATATCCACATGCGCCACGTGTGACGGCGCTTTCTTTCGCGAGAAGCATATCGTTGTGGTCGGCGGCGGCGACTCGGCGATGGAAGAAGCGCTGTTCCTAACGCGCTTCGGTTACAAAGTCACCGTCATCCATCGGCGCGACACGCTGCGTGCGAGCAAAATCATGGCCGATCGCGCTTTCGGGCACGATAAGATTTCGTTCATTTGGAACACGGCGGTAGAGGAAGCGATTGGCGACGAAAAATTACGTGCGCTGAAACTGAAGAACCTAGTGGACGGAACGCGCACCGAACTCGAGGCGGACGCGCTGTTCATCGCGATCGGACACGATCCGAATACCGAGATTTTCAAGGGTCAGCTCGATCTCGACAAAATGGGCTACATCGTCGCGGCCGACGGCGTATCAACTAACGTCGAAGGCGTCTTTGTAGCGGGCGATGTCAACGATATCCGCTACAAACAGGCCGTCACCGCGGCGGGTGCCGGATGCCGCGCGGCCATGGACGCCGAGAAATACCTGGAAGCGCTCGAGTTTCCGATAGAAGAAGCGATCGCCTAA
- a CDS encoding TIGR01777 family oxidoreductase, protein MRIAVFGASGFIGSHLVAALRARGDDVRAASMREPHAAAAAAGGMDAIVNLAGEPIAQRWNSDVKRKIRESRTTLPSKFFDALEHVEPKPQAYISASAIGYYGTSEDGTFTESSPCGMDFLAQVCEEWESVAKRGRDYGMRVACVRNGLALGRDGGVFAKILPIFKSGTGGRLGSGNQWYSWIHIDDLVGIYLLAIDKLDGAANGTAPNPVRNKDFTEALGSGLHRPAALPVPNFALKMMLGEGAEVALQGQRVLPERAQAEGFTFKYPTLESALKELLSS, encoded by the coding sequence ATGCGCATCGCCGTCTTCGGCGCTAGCGGCTTCATCGGCAGCCACTTGGTGGCCGCCTTACGAGCGCGCGGCGACGACGTGCGGGCGGCATCAATGCGCGAGCCGCATGCCGCCGCGGCGGCGGCGGGCGGGATGGACGCGATCGTCAACCTGGCGGGTGAACCGATCGCACAGCGCTGGAATTCCGACGTCAAACGCAAGATCCGCGAGAGCCGCACCACGCTTCCTTCGAAATTCTTCGATGCGCTCGAGCACGTCGAACCAAAGCCCCAAGCCTACATTTCGGCCTCCGCCATCGGCTATTACGGAACGAGCGAGGACGGTACGTTCACCGAAAGCAGCCCGTGCGGCATGGATTTTCTGGCGCAGGTCTGCGAAGAGTGGGAGAGTGTGGCGAAACGCGGTCGGGATTACGGAATGCGCGTGGCCTGCGTTCGCAACGGCCTGGCGCTCGGGCGCGACGGCGGTGTGTTCGCGAAGATTCTGCCGATCTTCAAGAGCGGGACCGGCGGGCGCTTGGGAAGCGGCAACCAATGGTACTCGTGGATTCATATCGACGATCTCGTCGGTATCTATCTGCTTGCCATCGACAAACTCGACGGCGCGGCCAACGGAACCGCACCCAATCCCGTGCGCAATAAGGACTTCACCGAGGCTCTCGGAAGTGGGCTGCACCGTCCGGCCGCTCTGCCGGTGCCGAATTTTGCGTTGAAAATGATGCTGGGGGAAGGTGCCGAGGTAGCGCTTCAGGGCCAGCGCGTGCTTCCCGAACGCGCGCAGGCAGAAGGCTTTACTTTCAAGTATCCGACACTCGAATCAGCGCTTAAGGAATTATTGTCATCCTGA
- a CDS encoding FAD-binding oxidoreductase has product MIVKSIDALRETLERCDREGLKVLIEGGKTLAGMGPALPRADVSIATTGLNKMLAHESADLTCSAQSGMRVAHLNEALAKHGQFVPIDVPLRKKATIGGSLAAGWPGPRRHFYGRARDFVIGSQVCLADGTLASAGGMVVKNVSGYNMDKLYIGSFGTLAVFTHLNFKTLPIPKKRRALIAPLPEATRPRAIAQIASMAVVPAAAFCVEGFGKNVDGSDDIDGRVLLYFEGTEELLERATLDARSALGKAGVPETTIIDTGASESFDRTLDACIANKRGRSITYRLFGLPGTVEERAVRLRDACNRHELFTDVLFDVMNGDVFVRASERDATRFSEKIATCHAELRELEPRCAIVAGDSAARASFEPWGAVPPGIEKMRALKARFDPHGTLNPGRFIGGI; this is encoded by the coding sequence ATGATCGTCAAATCGATTGACGCCTTGCGCGAAACGCTCGAGCGTTGCGATCGCGAGGGATTGAAAGTTCTGATCGAGGGCGGCAAGACGCTGGCAGGAATGGGACCTGCCTTGCCGCGCGCGGACGTCTCTATCGCTACCACCGGACTCAACAAAATGCTTGCGCACGAATCCGCCGACCTTACCTGTTCGGCGCAAAGCGGAATGCGCGTCGCGCATCTCAACGAGGCGCTAGCCAAGCACGGTCAGTTTGTTCCGATCGACGTTCCGCTGCGTAAGAAAGCGACCATTGGCGGATCGCTCGCCGCAGGCTGGCCCGGGCCGCGCCGCCATTTCTATGGACGCGCGCGTGACTTCGTAATCGGTTCGCAAGTCTGCCTCGCGGACGGCACGCTGGCATCCGCAGGCGGCATGGTCGTGAAAAACGTCAGCGGCTACAACATGGACAAACTCTACATCGGTTCGTTCGGAACACTTGCGGTCTTCACGCACCTGAATTTTAAGACGCTTCCCATTCCAAAGAAGCGGCGCGCTCTCATCGCCCCGCTGCCTGAAGCCACGCGCCCGCGCGCGATTGCCCAGATCGCGTCGATGGCCGTTGTACCTGCCGCAGCGTTCTGTGTGGAAGGCTTCGGAAAAAACGTCGATGGGTCCGACGACATCGACGGTCGCGTCCTTCTGTACTTCGAAGGAACCGAAGAGCTGCTGGAGCGCGCCACGCTCGACGCGCGTTCGGCGCTCGGAAAAGCCGGCGTGCCCGAAACCACGATCATCGATACCGGCGCGTCTGAGAGTTTCGACCGTACACTGGACGCATGCATCGCCAATAAACGCGGACGCTCCATCACCTACCGGCTCTTCGGTTTGCCCGGCACGGTTGAGGAGCGCGCCGTCAGACTGCGCGACGCATGCAACCGCCACGAGCTCTTCACCGACGTGTTGTTCGACGTGATGAACGGCGACGTGTTCGTGCGAGCGAGCGAGCGCGACGCGACCCGCTTCAGCGAAAAGATTGCTACGTGCCATGCCGAGCTGCGCGAACTCGAGCCGCGCTGCGCCATCGTGGCCGGCGACTCGGCGGCGCGTGCTTCGTTCGAACCGTGGGGCGCCGTCCCGCCGGGTATCGAAAAAATGCGCGCGTTGAAGGCGCGCTTCGACCCTCATGGAACGCTTAATCCCGGGAGATTTATAGGCGGTATTTGA
- a CDS encoding FAD-linked oxidase C-terminal domain-containing protein — MLQQRLIEALGTDAVKTAPEDLAVYAFDAYSQGVMPAAVVLPASTREVAAAVKIANDCGEPVIPRGAGTGLCGGAIPARGGVIFSFARMNRVLEVDARNRRARVQPGLINLDLSKHVAKAGMFYAPDPSSQKVSTIGGNIGTNAGGPHCLSYGTTVNHVLELEIVDENGDVILTSLDDIGYDLTGVLVGSEGTLGIVTSAWVRLLRQPETVRVWLAAFDDVHAASAAVTGIIGAGIIPTALEMMDQVMLPAIEAAFHAGYPTDAAAVLLIESAGFEDEMNLHESEISRVVKEHHATTWRAAKSEAERDALWAGRKGALGATGRIAPNYYIQDVVVPRTKLPQALQAVADACEPQGIIAGNVFHAGDGNLHPLLMYDRGDPKQVAAVIEAGNQILGAAVDLGGTISGEHGIGYEKRDTLRRIFSTDDLATMSRVREVFDPKRRLNPEKIFPAGIGCAEVQ, encoded by the coding sequence ATGCTGCAGCAACGGCTGATTGAGGCCCTCGGCACGGATGCCGTCAAAACCGCGCCCGAAGATCTCGCCGTCTACGCCTTCGACGCATACTCGCAGGGCGTGATGCCGGCCGCTGTTGTACTGCCGGCTTCGACGCGAGAAGTCGCTGCGGCCGTGAAAATCGCCAACGATTGCGGCGAACCGGTTATTCCGCGCGGCGCCGGCACCGGTTTGTGCGGCGGCGCGATTCCCGCGCGCGGTGGCGTCATCTTCAGCTTTGCGCGAATGAATCGCGTCCTTGAAGTGGACGCGCGTAATCGCCGCGCCCGCGTGCAGCCGGGTCTCATCAACCTTGACCTTTCAAAACATGTTGCGAAGGCCGGCATGTTCTACGCGCCCGATCCGTCCTCGCAAAAAGTCTCAACGATCGGCGGCAACATCGGCACGAACGCCGGCGGTCCGCACTGTCTTTCGTACGGCACAACCGTAAATCACGTCCTCGAGCTCGAGATTGTCGACGAAAACGGCGATGTGATTCTCACGTCGCTGGATGACATCGGCTACGACCTCACCGGCGTGCTGGTCGGCAGCGAAGGTACGCTCGGCATCGTGACGTCCGCCTGGGTGCGTTTGCTGCGCCAGCCGGAAACCGTCCGTGTGTGGCTCGCCGCCTTCGACGACGTCCACGCCGCCTCGGCCGCCGTCACGGGAATCATCGGAGCCGGCATTATTCCGACTGCGCTCGAGATGATGGATCAAGTCATGCTGCCCGCGATCGAAGCTGCCTTTCACGCCGGCTATCCCACGGACGCGGCCGCGGTTCTGTTAATTGAAAGCGCCGGCTTCGAAGACGAGATGAACTTACACGAGAGTGAGATTAGCCGCGTCGTGAAGGAGCATCACGCAACCACGTGGCGCGCCGCAAAATCCGAAGCCGAGCGAGACGCGCTTTGGGCCGGGCGCAAGGGCGCGTTGGGCGCAACCGGGCGCATTGCGCCGAACTACTACATTCAAGACGTCGTCGTGCCGCGCACCAAACTGCCGCAGGCGCTGCAAGCGGTCGCGGATGCCTGCGAACCGCAAGGGATTATCGCCGGCAACGTCTTCCACGCCGGCGACGGCAACCTGCATCCGCTCCTGATGTACGATCGTGGCGATCCCAAGCAAGTCGCGGCGGTAATCGAGGCGGGCAATCAGATATTGGGAGCGGCGGTCGACCTCGGCGGCACCATTAGTGGCGAGCACGGCATCGGCTACGAGAAACGCGATACGCTGCGGCGCATCTTCTCCACCGACGATCTCGCGACAATGTCGCGCGTGCGCGAAGTCTTCGATCCCAAGCGGCGGCTCAATCCTGAGAAGATCTTCCCGGCCGGTATCGGCTGCGCGGAGGTCCAATGA
- a CDS encoding DUF1343 domain-containing protein, protein MFKALGGALLASVLLGASLPPARVTLGDEVFLQSAWHDLNGRCVGVVTNQTGVTSRLVHIVDAIRENPGICIKALYSPEHGLRGDRPAGAYVASYTDSRTGLPVYSLYGPQRHPTAAMLAGVDVLLFDIQDVGARPYTYVSTMAYAMQAAKQFGKEIWVLDRPNPIGGAMVEGPVLDPKFKSFIGLYPIPMRHGMTVGELARLFNNQFGIGANLRVIKMVGWKRSMVWPDTGLQWVQTSPNIPEWSTTVVYPCTGLLDSIGLNGGIGTTKPFKYVGGQNVDAYGLADELNGRNIPGVYFRPAYWTPFFGGLSGDQLSGVELDVFDPKAFPSVRTAVEIATAVRMVSPRTLKLSEKTTATDWGTDTFANALQAGRSAQQIEAQWAPAVQRFLAIRQKYLLYR, encoded by the coding sequence TTGTTTAAGGCGCTCGGCGGCGCACTGCTCGCCTCCGTTTTACTCGGCGCATCACTACCGCCCGCGCGCGTGACGCTCGGCGACGAAGTCTTCCTGCAATCGGCCTGGCATGACCTGAACGGCCGCTGCGTCGGCGTAGTCACGAATCAAACCGGCGTGACGTCGCGCCTAGTACACATCGTCGACGCGATTCGCGAGAATCCGGGCATTTGCATAAAAGCGCTCTACTCGCCGGAGCACGGCTTGCGCGGCGATCGGCCGGCCGGAGCGTACGTGGCGTCGTACACCGACTCGCGCACCGGCTTGCCGGTCTACAGTTTATACGGCCCGCAACGTCATCCGACCGCGGCGATGCTGGCGGGCGTTGACGTGCTGCTTTTCGACATCCAAGACGTCGGCGCGCGGCCGTACACCTACGTCTCCACGATGGCGTACGCCATGCAAGCTGCCAAACAATTCGGCAAAGAGATCTGGGTGCTCGACCGCCCGAATCCGATCGGCGGCGCGATGGTCGAGGGTCCGGTGCTCGATCCGAAATTCAAATCGTTTATCGGCCTCTATCCGATACCAATGCGCCACGGCATGACCGTCGGCGAACTTGCGCGCCTCTTCAACAATCAGTTCGGCATCGGCGCGAACTTGCGCGTCATTAAAATGGTCGGCTGGAAGCGTTCGATGGTGTGGCCGGACACCGGCCTGCAGTGGGTGCAAACCTCGCCGAATATTCCGGAGTGGAGCACGACCGTCGTCTATCCGTGCACGGGACTGCTTGACAGTATCGGATTGAACGGCGGGATCGGAACGACTAAGCCCTTCAAATATGTCGGCGGACAAAACGTCGACGCCTACGGCCTGGCGGACGAATTAAACGGGCGCAACATTCCCGGCGTGTACTTCCGGCCCGCGTATTGGACGCCGTTTTTCGGCGGCCTATCGGGCGACCAATTGTCAGGCGTCGAGCTCGACGTCTTCGATCCGAAAGCATTCCCGTCGGTGCGAACCGCAGTCGAGATTGCCACCGCTGTGCGCATGGTTTCACCGCGCACGTTGAAATTGTCCGAAAAAACCACGGCCACCGATTGGGGAACCGACACATTCGCGAACGCGCTGCAAGCCGGCCGTTCCGCACAGCAGATCGAGGCGCAATGGGCGCCCGCGGTACAGCGCTTTCTGGCCATCCGGCAGAAGTATTTGCTCTATCGTTGA
- a CDS encoding 1,4-dihydroxy-6-naphthoate synthase — protein MDNKPLTLAYSPCPNDTYIFAALTNGLLKDVPEVRVALEDIENLNNSAMQGDYELTKVSYGAVPDLYDKYRVLRAGGALGHGCGPLLVARPGTGKTLEDFKDKIIAIPGERTTAFMLLNLAMGARPQTLSMRFDKIIESVASGTADAGLIIHESRFTYKESDLVSIADLGEWWEAETQLPVPLGAILIREDLAERAPELNEAIRRSLGYARENEKDVMKYVREHADEMDETIMRKHIELYVNEFTDEVGDEGIAAVSELFKRARAQKIIPEAAEARFV, from the coding sequence ATGGATAACAAACCGCTTACACTTGCCTACTCGCCATGCCCGAACGATACCTACATCTTTGCCGCGCTGACGAATGGGCTCCTAAAAGACGTGCCCGAGGTTCGCGTGGCACTCGAAGATATCGAGAATCTCAACAATTCTGCGATGCAAGGCGACTACGAATTGACGAAGGTCAGCTACGGCGCTGTTCCCGATCTTTACGACAAGTATCGCGTACTGCGCGCCGGCGGCGCGCTCGGTCATGGCTGCGGCCCACTCTTGGTGGCGCGTCCCGGGACGGGCAAAACGCTGGAAGATTTCAAAGACAAGATCATCGCCATTCCGGGTGAACGCACGACCGCGTTCATGCTGCTGAACCTCGCGATGGGAGCTCGTCCGCAAACGCTCTCGATGCGTTTCGATAAGATCATCGAGTCGGTTGCCAGCGGCACGGCAGACGCGGGCCTCATCATTCACGAATCGCGCTTCACGTACAAAGAATCGGACCTGGTGAGCATCGCCGATTTGGGCGAATGGTGGGAGGCCGAAACGCAATTGCCGGTACCACTGGGCGCGATCTTGATACGCGAAGATCTCGCCGAGCGCGCGCCCGAGCTCAATGAGGCCATCCGGCGCAGTCTCGGCTACGCCCGCGAGAACGAAAAAGACGTCATGAAATACGTTCGCGAACACGCCGACGAGATGGACGAGACGATCATGCGCAAGCACATCGAACTCTATGTGAACGAATTCACCGACGAGGTCGGCGACGAAGGCATCGCGGCCGTCAGCGAGCTTTTTAAGCGCGCTCGAGCACAAAAAATAATCCCCGAGGCCGCCGAGGCCCGTTTTGTTTAA
- the mqnB gene encoding futalosine hydrolase, producing the protein MILVTCAVNKELAFFESRPHVEMLVTGVGPVEAAASVSRALAQSRPELVINAGIAGAFKDCAEIGEGVVVSDDSLALCLETGAPIGLPDGASVVDRASSDLALVDRLVELGFRSVRGVTVTQVTAIDGTAARLASQGVAIETMEGFAVLRAAEIAGVPAIEVRGISNIAGDRSRSGWDFDAGVLGLQRVLNALLSLVGTKDG; encoded by the coding sequence GTGATCCTGGTAACCTGCGCGGTCAATAAAGAGCTGGCGTTCTTCGAGTCGCGGCCGCACGTCGAGATGCTGGTGACCGGCGTCGGACCGGTTGAAGCCGCCGCATCGGTCTCGCGCGCGCTCGCGCAAAGCCGCCCGGAGCTCGTCATCAACGCCGGCATTGCGGGCGCATTCAAGGACTGCGCGGAGATCGGCGAGGGTGTCGTCGTTTCGGACGACTCGCTCGCCTTGTGTTTGGAAACCGGCGCGCCAATCGGTTTGCCCGACGGCGCCAGTGTCGTCGATCGCGCGAGTTCGGATTTAGCGCTCGTCGATCGCCTCGTCGAACTCGGATTTCGCAGCGTGCGGGGCGTGACGGTCACGCAAGTAACCGCGATCGACGGAACGGCAGCTCGCCTTGCTTCGCAAGGCGTCGCCATCGAAACGATGGAGGGTTTTGCCGTGCTGCGCGCCGCTGAAATCGCAGGCGTGCCGGCCATCGAAGTTCGGGGTATATCCAATATTGCCGGCGATCGCAGCCGTAGCGGCTGGGATTTTGATGCCGGCGTGCTCGGGCTGCAGCGCGTTTTAAACGCGTTGCTTTCGCTGGTAGGAACGAAGGATGGATAA
- a CDS encoding 7-carboxy-7-deazaguanine synthase QueE, translating to MLQLAEIFYSIQGEGEFTGTPAVFVRLAGCNLSCDFCDTDYSLKFFASVDEVVAKVRELGKDCPMVVLTGGEPLAQREAANLIEALRRDGRRVHIESNGTIATELPADVWLCVSPKERVDARMAKRANEVKLIVDGGVPEQWLELFADKPRVLLQPEGNKPKNVALALEYAKAHPGRFRLSLQTHKFIGVP from the coding sequence ATGCTGCAACTCGCGGAGATCTTCTACAGCATTCAAGGCGAAGGCGAGTTCACCGGAACGCCCGCCGTTTTCGTACGCCTGGCGGGTTGCAATCTCTCATGCGATTTCTGCGATACGGATTATTCGCTCAAGTTCTTCGCGAGCGTCGACGAAGTCGTCGCGAAGGTGCGCGAGCTGGGCAAAGATTGTCCGATGGTCGTACTCACGGGCGGTGAACCGCTCGCGCAGCGCGAGGCAGCCAATCTAATCGAAGCGCTCCGGCGTGACGGACGCCGCGTGCACATAGAATCGAACGGAACGATAGCGACAGAACTTCCGGCCGACGTCTGGCTCTGCGTCTCCCCCAAGGAACGGGTTGATGCGCGCATGGCCAAACGCGCAAACGAGGTAAAGCTTATCGTAGACGGCGGCGTGCCGGAACAGTGGCTCGAACTTTTTGCCGACAAGCCGCGCGTGTTATTGCAGCCCGAAGGCAACAAGCCGAAAAATGTCGCGCTTGCGCTCGAATACGCGAAAGCGCACCCAGGCCGCTTCCGCCTCTCCCTCCAGACGCATAAGTTCATCGGTGTTCCGTGA
- the queD gene encoding 6-carboxytetrahydropterin synthase QueD — MQIRKSFRFEAAHTLPFHLGKCARPHGHSYRLEVAVRGPLQTEGAARGMIEDFDVLEAIVNRHVIDALDHTSLNDTIENPTCEHIIMWIWKRLHPVLPALDELVLWETDTARAILRKSDFS; from the coding sequence ATGCAAATCCGGAAGAGTTTTAGATTTGAGGCTGCGCACACGCTGCCGTTCCACTTGGGAAAATGCGCACGGCCGCACGGCCATTCGTACCGGCTTGAGGTAGCCGTGCGCGGGCCGCTGCAGACCGAGGGCGCAGCTCGCGGAATGATTGAGGATTTCGACGTGCTCGAGGCCATCGTCAACCGGCACGTCATCGACGCGCTCGACCATACGTCGCTCAACGACACGATCGAAAACCCAACGTGCGAGCATATCATCATGTGGATTTGGAAGCGCCTGCATCCCGTACTACCGGCGCTCGACGAACTCGTTCTATGGGAAACCGACACGGCGCGCGCCATCTTGCGCAAGAGCGACTTTTCATAA
- a CDS encoding GNAT family N-acetyltransferase, giving the protein MPSGSIALSVLSADDWRLWRDLRLEALREAPYAFGAPLSDWQGAGDTEARWRERFTNVPLNIIALLDSTPAGMVGALVADGNTVELISMWVAPFARGRGVGDALIQAIVPWAEKQHADRLVLSVRNDNARAIALYARHGFIDAGPDPTIAGGEPPERRMIKSLTLG; this is encoded by the coding sequence TTGCCAAGCGGCTCGATAGCGTTAAGCGTCTTAAGCGCCGACGACTGGCGCTTATGGCGCGACCTTCGCTTAGAAGCGCTGCGCGAGGCGCCTTATGCGTTCGGTGCGCCACTAAGCGACTGGCAAGGAGCGGGTGACACCGAAGCCCGCTGGAGAGAACGCTTCACTAACGTTCCGCTTAACATAATCGCGCTACTTGATAGCACGCCGGCAGGGATGGTCGGCGCTTTAGTTGCCGATGGGAATACTGTCGAACTTATATCGATGTGGGTTGCGCCGTTTGCGCGGGGACGCGGTGTCGGCGACGCGCTAATTCAAGCAATAGTCCCGTGGGCGGAAAAACAGCACGCCGACCGGCTCGTACTCTCTGTCAGGAATGACAACGCGCGCGCAATCGCGCTTTATGCTCGCCATGGATTCATCGACGCCGGCCCGGATCCGACTATCGCCGGAGGCGAGCCGCCGGAGCGGCGAATGATCAAGTCTCTAACTTTGGGCTAA
- a CDS encoding VOC family protein, whose amino-acid sequence MAAPPFTIERIDHVLLHVNGMTDSLKFYETVLGCALEGRMPQFGMAELRAGASHIGLVDVDSSEGAWAKESAGKGRNVDHVALAVAPSDVRALREHLASNNVSIVEERDEDGPQGKSLSLYVRDPSGNTIELLCQAAR is encoded by the coding sequence ATGGCGGCTCCGCCATTTACCATTGAGCGGATCGATCACGTACTGCTCCATGTTAACGGCATGACCGATTCGCTGAAATTCTACGAAACGGTGCTAGGTTGCGCTTTAGAGGGGCGCATGCCGCAGTTCGGCATGGCCGAATTGCGCGCAGGCGCGTCTCATATCGGCCTTGTTGATGTCGACTCAAGTGAGGGAGCGTGGGCCAAAGAGTCCGCAGGCAAAGGACGCAACGTCGATCATGTTGCGCTCGCGGTTGCGCCTAGCGACGTGCGCGCGCTGCGTGAGCACCTCGCCTCAAACAATGTTTCGATCGTCGAAGAGCGCGACGAGGATGGCCCGCAAGGCAAGTCACTGTCGCTCTACGTGCGCGACCCCTCAGGGAATACTATCGAGCTCCTTTGCCAAGCGGCTCGATAG